Proteins encoded in a region of the Paramagnetospirillum magneticum AMB-1 genome:
- a CDS encoding sulfotransferase family protein — protein sequence MPVTLSQRPIFVIGPERSGTTLVMAMLGNHPDIAVPEVAWFYPRFRPYVHTHGDLSEGTNFRALVEEMIFGLKTPFFDLPVNPRTIVDELVAEAPERSFAGAYAAILGRYARHAGKPRWGEKTPYNLFFVDQILEDFPNAQFVVITRDGRDASADYLESSFGPTNILAAAEIWALNQRTIAAARAKVAPGQWFDVRYETLVRQPEAELKRIAAFLGVEYSPAFLEFHTTSIAQARGAQRDHAPLGHPVSDRYIGIHKTLLSLRDQRVFAAIAGRELAEAGYELDVEPQPPTEAEARRWRDYDARIRAATLDSEDGHVVYESYNDWLADQREARRRKGLWTDHPSPTPFPIGTPHEELVQGFRAWRHWKEAFGVKRRYTSSRPVL from the coding sequence ATGCCCGTCACCCTGTCCCAGCGTCCCATTTTCGTCATCGGCCCCGAGCGCTCCGGCACCACCCTGGTGATGGCCATGCTCGGCAATCATCCCGACATCGCCGTGCCCGAGGTGGCGTGGTTCTATCCCCGTTTCCGTCCCTATGTTCACACCCATGGCGACCTGTCCGAGGGCACCAATTTCCGCGCCCTGGTCGAGGAGATGATCTTCGGCCTGAAGACGCCATTCTTCGACCTCCCGGTCAATCCGCGCACCATCGTCGACGAACTGGTGGCCGAAGCCCCTGAGCGCAGCTTCGCCGGCGCCTATGCCGCCATCCTGGGGCGCTACGCCCGGCATGCGGGCAAGCCGCGCTGGGGCGAGAAGACTCCCTACAACCTGTTCTTCGTGGACCAGATCCTGGAGGACTTCCCCAACGCCCAATTCGTGGTCATCACCCGGGACGGCCGCGACGCCAGCGCCGATTACCTGGAATCCTCGTTCGGCCCCACCAACATCCTGGCCGCCGCCGAGATCTGGGCGCTGAACCAGCGGACCATCGCGGCGGCACGGGCCAAGGTTGCCCCCGGGCAGTGGTTCGACGTGCGCTACGAGACCCTGGTGCGCCAGCCCGAGGCCGAGTTGAAGCGCATCGCCGCCTTCCTGGGGGTGGAGTACAGCCCGGCCTTCCTGGAGTTCCACACCACCTCCATCGCCCAGGCGCGCGGCGCCCAGCGCGACCATGCGCCGCTGGGGCACCCGGTCAGCGACCGCTATATCGGCATCCACAAGACCCTGCTCAGCCTGCGCGACCAGCGGGTCTTCGCCGCCATCGCCGGCAGGGAACTGGCCGAGGCCGGCTATGAACTGGACGTGGAGCCTCAGCCCCCCACCGAGGCCGAGGCGCGGCGCTGGCGGGATTACGATGCCCGTATCCGTGCCGCCACCCTGGACAGCGAGGACGGCCATGTGGTCTACGAAAGCTACAACGACTGGCTGGCCGACCAGCGCGAGGCCCGGCGCCGCAAAGGCCTGTGGACCGATCACCCCAGCCCCACCCCCTTCCCCATCGGCACCCCCCACGAGGAACTGGTCCAGGGCTTCCGGGCCTGGCGCCACTGGAAGGAGGCCTTCGGTGTCAAGCGCCGCTATACGTCGAGCCGCCCGGTTCTCTAG
- the cysE gene encoding serine O-acetyltransferase gives MTQPAPGRLTLIIGQDRESARFSDGLWAELRREAEEALAGAPMLRRLFIDNILEQPTFEAAVFHRISQRLKNEVVTLPLLTETFARAVAATPKIAQALRADIAAVLDRDPATQRFIEPFLYFKGFHAVQTHRLAHWLWSRGERDFALYLQSRSSDVFQTDIHPAARFGQGVFLDHATGLVVGETAVVEDDVSLLQNVTLGGTGKESGDRHPKVRQGAIIGAGAKILGNIEIGAHSRIAAGSVVLKAVEPHSTVAGIPARIIRTTNDPEVLRTKEEILTALSYESFDYSI, from the coding sequence ATGACTCAGCCGGCACCGGGGCGCTTGACGCTGATCATCGGCCAAGACCGCGAATCCGCCCGTTTCTCCGATGGCCTGTGGGCCGAACTGCGCCGGGAGGCCGAGGAGGCCTTAGCCGGCGCCCCCATGCTGAGGCGGCTGTTCATCGACAACATCCTGGAGCAGCCCACCTTCGAGGCGGCGGTGTTCCATCGCATCTCGCAGCGCCTGAAGAACGAGGTGGTGACCTTGCCGCTGCTGACCGAGACCTTCGCCCGCGCCGTCGCCGCCACCCCCAAGATCGCCCAGGCGCTGCGGGCCGACATCGCCGCCGTGCTCGACCGCGACCCAGCCACCCAACGCTTCATCGAGCCGTTCCTCTACTTCAAGGGCTTCCACGCGGTGCAGACCCACCGCCTCGCCCACTGGCTGTGGAGCCGGGGCGAGCGGGACTTCGCGCTCTATCTGCAAAGCCGCTCCTCCGACGTCTTCCAGACCGACATCCACCCGGCCGCCCGCTTCGGCCAGGGCGTCTTCCTCGACCACGCCACCGGCCTGGTGGTGGGCGAAACCGCCGTGGTGGAGGACGACGTCTCCCTGCTGCAAAACGTGACGCTGGGCGGCACCGGCAAGGAAAGCGGCGACCGCCACCCCAAGGTCCGCCAGGGCGCCATCATCGGCGCCGGCGCCAAGATCCTCGGCAATATCGAGATCGGCGCCCATTCGCGCATCGCCGCCGGCTCGGTGGTGCTGAAAGCGGTAGAGCCCCATTCCACCGTGGCCGGCATTCCCGCCCGTATCATCCGCACCACTAACGACCCCGAGGTTCTGCGCACCAAGGAAGAGATCCTGACGGCGCTGTCCTATGAATCCTTCGACTATTCCATCTGA
- a CDS encoding Crp/Fnr family transcriptional regulator: protein MTANAARALPAPSLHLHEDDGAALSPNLLAGLSDEEYAQVLAVSSVQHHAAGATVFQQGDHHDGIFIILAGQVRSYYTGPSGREITLAYWSPGNFVGGPEIFGGSPHMWSGQAIRPTQVLHVRGRELRQLLDRLPRLTLALVEALVHKGKAYSALIHMLGTRSAAERLAQLLLLMANLDGRRTADGIAISRTLTQEDLAKMVGSTRQWVTTTLERFREQGMVDVTPTRILIRDEERLRRFAG from the coding sequence ATGACCGCCAATGCCGCCCGAGCCTTGCCCGCCCCGTCGCTCCACCTGCACGAGGATGACGGCGCCGCGCTGAGCCCCAACCTGCTGGCCGGCCTGTCCGACGAGGAATACGCCCAGGTCCTGGCGGTGTCCTCGGTCCAGCACCATGCCGCCGGCGCCACGGTGTTCCAGCAGGGCGACCACCACGACGGCATCTTCATCATTCTGGCCGGGCAGGTGCGCAGCTATTACACCGGCCCGTCGGGGCGCGAGATCACCCTGGCCTATTGGTCGCCGGGCAATTTCGTCGGCGGTCCCGAGATCTTCGGCGGCAGCCCGCACATGTGGTCGGGCCAGGCCATCCGCCCGACCCAGGTGCTGCATGTCAGGGGCCGCGAGCTGCGCCAGTTGCTGGACCGGCTGCCGCGGCTCACCCTGGCCCTGGTCGAGGCCCTGGTCCACAAGGGCAAGGCCTATTCCGCCCTCATCCACATGCTGGGCACCCGCTCGGCCGCCGAGCGCCTCGCCCAGCTTCTGCTGCTGATGGCCAATCTGGACGGCCGGCGCACCGCCGACGGCATCGCCATCAGCCGCACCCTGACCCAGGAGGATCTGGCCAAGATGGTCGGCTCGACCCGGCAATGGGTCACCACCACCCTGGAGCGCTTCCGCGAGCAGGGCATGGTGGACGTCACCCCCACCCGCATCCTCATCCGCGACGAAGAGCGCCTGCGCCGCTTCGCCGGCTAA
- a CDS encoding EAL domain-containing protein, translating to MSFMTNKDGSAIQFEQLIAHFEERSGASPLLEHCVHFEDAGAVGRYGDLSLRSAFQPLFLADSMRAAAHEALLRVDDDRQRSISPEQAFRIPKTPERIVHFDRLCRTIHAINFAAQAGPDAVLYLNVDGRHLLNVQGGTHGTFFEALLGHCGLRPGQVVLEILESRINDFGRLTEAIAAYLQRGFGIAIDDFGCRNSNFDRLWRLSPDIVKLDRSLIVQSTANPRARKILPKLVEIIHDLGARVVCEGIETVSQHSLAVDAGVDMLQGYLYARPAERLQHRPTSPMAGTAARHPPGF from the coding sequence ATGAGCTTCATGACCAACAAGGACGGCTCTGCGATCCAGTTCGAGCAACTGATCGCCCATTTCGAGGAACGGAGCGGCGCCTCCCCGCTGCTGGAGCATTGCGTTCATTTCGAGGATGCCGGCGCCGTCGGGCGCTATGGCGACCTCAGTCTGCGTTCGGCGTTCCAGCCGCTGTTCCTGGCCGATTCCATGCGTGCGGCTGCCCATGAAGCCTTGCTGCGGGTCGACGACGACCGGCAACGGTCCATCTCACCCGAACAGGCGTTCCGTATCCCCAAGACCCCAGAGCGGATCGTCCATTTCGACCGCCTGTGCCGCACCATCCACGCCATCAACTTCGCGGCCCAGGCCGGGCCGGACGCCGTTCTGTACCTCAACGTGGACGGGCGGCATCTCCTCAACGTCCAGGGCGGCACCCACGGCACCTTCTTCGAGGCGCTGCTCGGCCATTGCGGCCTGAGGCCGGGGCAGGTGGTGCTGGAGATCCTGGAATCGCGCATCAACGATTTCGGCCGCCTGACCGAGGCCATCGCCGCCTATCTGCAACGGGGCTTCGGCATCGCCATCGACGATTTTGGCTGCCGGAACTCCAATTTCGACCGGCTGTGGCGGCTGTCGCCCGACATCGTCAAGCTCGACCGCAGCCTGATCGTCCAGTCCACCGCCAACCCCCGCGCCCGCAAGATCCTGCCCAAGCTGGTGGAGATCATTCACGACCTGGGGGCGCGGGTGGTGTGCGAGGGAATCGAGACTGTGTCCCAGCATTCCCTGGCTGTGGACGCCGGGGTGGACATGCTGCAGGGCTATCTCTACGCCCGACCGGCAGAGCGCCTGCAGCACCGCCCCACATCGCCTATGGCAGGAACAGCCGCCCGGCATCCACCGGGCTTTTGA
- a CDS encoding ABC transporter substrate-binding protein: MTRLLALAVTLFLALPAAAQDKLRLGYPAGMNGQIVTILEKANLAAARGQEVEYTFFQNGPPMMEAFAAGQLDVAVTSLMPLATFAARLPGQAVIVSGLGHSSYALLVKAASPVAKLADLKGKRIAVSFGSDSHLDLLASLAEAGLDPKTDVELLNIQPAELPVALEKDHADAIVIRQPQVLRLQQSQGARLIKSWPHTYVVLARAAYLEKHPDAIRSLTGALADSVAYIRARPEQAAEWFGEKLRVDAATVRQVSAENPLIASPHYYQLGVTPDLRAVTARWMTEAHKWGLIKSPVDAGRLFLP, translated from the coding sequence ATGACCCGATTGCTGGCCCTGGCGGTCACTCTGTTCCTCGCCCTCCCGGCCGCCGCCCAGGACAAGCTGCGGCTGGGCTATCCCGCCGGAATGAACGGCCAGATCGTCACCATCCTGGAAAAGGCCAATCTCGCCGCCGCCCGCGGCCAGGAGGTGGAGTACACCTTCTTTCAGAACGGCCCGCCCATGATGGAGGCCTTCGCCGCCGGCCAGTTGGACGTCGCCGTCACCAGCCTGATGCCGCTGGCCACCTTCGCCGCCCGCCTGCCGGGCCAGGCGGTGATCGTCTCGGGCCTCGGCCATTCCAGCTACGCCCTCCTGGTGAAGGCGGCAAGCCCGGTGGCCAAACTGGCGGACCTCAAGGGCAAACGGATCGCCGTATCGTTCGGGTCGGACAGCCATCTCGACCTGCTGGCCTCGCTGGCCGAGGCCGGACTCGACCCCAAGACCGACGTGGAGCTTCTCAACATCCAGCCCGCCGAACTGCCGGTGGCGTTGGAGAAGGACCATGCCGACGCCATTGTCATCCGCCAGCCCCAGGTGCTGCGGCTACAGCAGAGCCAAGGCGCCCGGCTGATCAAGAGCTGGCCTCACACCTACGTGGTCCTGGCCCGCGCCGCCTACTTGGAGAAGCACCCCGACGCCATCCGTTCGCTGACCGGCGCCCTGGCGGATTCGGTGGCCTATATCCGCGCCCGCCCGGAACAGGCCGCCGAGTGGTTCGGCGAGAAGCTGCGCGTCGATGCCGCCACGGTCAGGCAGGTGTCCGCCGAGAACCCGCTGATCGCCTCGCCCCACTATTACCAGTTGGGCGTCACTCCGGATTTGCGCGCCGTCACCGCCCGCTGGATGACCGAGGCGCACAAATGGGGGCTGATCAAAAGCCCGGTGGATGCCGGGCGGCTGTTCCTGCCATAG
- a CDS encoding DUF2325 domain-containing protein, producing MSSPATETFDLTGRLILYVGGRHQHVAHLRRLVEERGGGFVHHDGGVEQSMTKLANHLERADAVLFPVGCVSHQAQSKVKGLCRRFHKPFRPLRSTGIAAVLEALESVAAH from the coding sequence ATGTCCTCCCCAGCCACGGAAACCTTCGATCTCACCGGCCGCCTGATCCTTTACGTGGGCGGCCGTCACCAGCACGTGGCCCATCTGCGCCGCCTGGTGGAGGAGCGCGGCGGCGGCTTTGTCCACCATGACGGCGGCGTCGAGCAAAGCATGACCAAGCTGGCCAACCACCTGGAGCGCGCCGACGCAGTGCTGTTCCCCGTGGGCTGCGTCAGCCATCAGGCCCAAAGCAAGGTCAAAGGCCTGTGCCGCCGCTTCCATAAGCCGTTCCGCCCCTTACGCAGCACCGGCATCGCCGCCGTGCTCGAGGCGCTGGAATCGGTCGCCGCCCACTGA
- a CDS encoding ABC transporter ATP-binding protein: protein MNALPNRRSLTVTRGRIGIQRLSVSFGAHAAVEDFSLEIEPGEFVCLLGPSGCGKSTALNAVAGFLRPARGRVAVDGVEVTGPGPERGMVFQQHSLFPWKTVLENVAFGPRMQGKTRAEARDLAREYLDLVGLGGSAQRYPAALSGGMAQRVGIARALVNHPSVLLMDEPFGALDAQTRSIMQESLLRLWGQIGNTVLFVTHDIDEALFLADRVVVMSAAPGRVLLDLRLDLPRPRPEDVFATPQFAEHKRQCLRLIRQESRRAFDFIDGAGI from the coding sequence ATGAACGCCCTTCCCAACCGCCGCAGCCTGACCGTCACCCGGGGCCGAATCGGCATCCAGCGCCTGTCGGTCAGCTTCGGCGCCCATGCGGCGGTCGAGGATTTCTCGCTGGAAATCGAACCGGGCGAGTTCGTCTGCCTGCTGGGGCCGTCGGGCTGCGGCAAGTCGACGGCGCTCAACGCGGTGGCCGGCTTCCTGCGCCCGGCACGGGGCCGCGTGGCGGTCGACGGCGTCGAGGTCACCGGCCCGGGGCCGGAACGTGGCATGGTGTTCCAGCAGCATTCGCTGTTCCCCTGGAAGACCGTGCTGGAAAACGTCGCTTTCGGGCCGCGCATGCAGGGCAAGACCCGCGCCGAGGCCCGCGACCTGGCCAGGGAATACCTGGATCTGGTCGGCCTGGGCGGGTCCGCCCAGCGCTATCCCGCCGCGCTTTCGGGCGGCATGGCCCAGCGGGTGGGCATCGCCCGCGCCCTGGTCAACCATCCCAGCGTGCTGCTGATGGACGAGCCGTTCGGAGCCCTGGACGCCCAGACGCGGTCCATCATGCAGGAGAGCCTGCTGCGCCTGTGGGGCCAGATCGGCAACACCGTGCTGTTCGTCACCCACGACATCGACGAGGCCCTGTTCCTGGCCGACCGGGTGGTGGTGATGAGTGCCGCGCCGGGCCGGGTGCTGCTCGACCTGCGGCTCGACCTGCCCCGCCCCCGACCCGAGGACGTCTTCGCCACGCCCCAATTCGCCGAGCACAAGCGCCAATGCCTGCGGCTGATCCGCCAGGAAAGCCGCCGCGCCTTCGACTTCATCGATGGCGCCGGAATCTGA
- a CDS encoding family 2A encapsulin nanocompartment shell protein: MSEDTEVRRTLNEQAARQLANATKTRAQWSGITPRWLVSFLPWTPVEAGIYRLNRVKESGADASADVKCSPRNDADLPESFVPYEESPREYSLNAVTTVLDVQTRVSDLYSHPIDQIQEQLRLLIEKVKEKQEYELINNAEYGLLTNAAKSQRIKTRRGAPTPDDLDELISKVWKEPSFFLAHPKAIAAFGRECTKRGVPPPTVNLFGTNFLTWRGLPLVPSDKLTISAEGKKSGKTNILLIRTGEKKQGVVGLFQPGVPGEVAPSLSVRFMGINRKAIASYLISLYCSAALLTEDALAVLEDVEVDHYFDYDKKFA, translated from the coding sequence ATGTCCGAGGATACCGAGGTGCGCCGCACCCTCAACGAGCAGGCGGCACGCCAGCTCGCCAACGCCACCAAGACCCGCGCCCAATGGTCGGGGATCACGCCGCGCTGGCTGGTCTCGTTCCTGCCCTGGACTCCGGTCGAGGCCGGCATCTACCGCCTGAACCGGGTCAAGGAAAGCGGCGCCGACGCCTCCGCCGACGTCAAGTGCAGCCCGCGCAACGACGCTGACCTGCCGGAAAGCTTCGTGCCCTACGAGGAAAGTCCGCGCGAATACTCGCTGAACGCGGTGACCACCGTGCTGGACGTTCAGACCCGGGTCTCGGACCTCTATTCCCACCCCATCGACCAGATTCAGGAACAGCTGCGCCTGCTGATCGAGAAGGTGAAGGAGAAGCAGGAATACGAGCTGATCAACAACGCCGAATACGGCCTGCTGACCAACGCCGCCAAAAGCCAGCGCATCAAGACCCGCAGGGGTGCCCCCACTCCCGACGACCTGGACGAGTTGATCTCCAAGGTCTGGAAGGAGCCGTCCTTCTTCCTGGCCCACCCCAAGGCCATCGCCGCCTTCGGCCGCGAATGCACCAAGCGCGGCGTGCCGCCACCCACCGTCAACCTGTTCGGCACCAATTTCCTCACCTGGCGCGGCCTGCCCCTGGTACCCAGCGACAAGCTGACCATCTCCGCCGAGGGCAAGAAGAGCGGCAAGACCAACATCTTGCTGATCCGCACCGGCGAGAAGAAGCAGGGCGTGGTCGGCCTGTTCCAGCCCGGCGTGCCCGGCGAAGTGGCGCCATCGCTGTCGGTTCGCTTCATGGGCATCAACCGCAAGGCCATCGCCTCGTACCTGATCTCGCTCTATTGCTCGGCCGCCTTGCTCACCGAGGATGCGCTGGCGGTGCTCGAGGATGTCGAGGTCGATCACTACTTCGATTACGACAAGAAGTTCGCATGA
- a CDS encoding ABC transporter permease, which yields MSSAAIRRAARFSSALSGLGLLVAFWALAAAGLDNPVLLPSPAEVAGVLGEVIGSGAFHRDLGASLRRVLGGYVLASGLAVPLALVMAAWGPLRQSLLPVVSLLRPIPPIAWIPLAILWFGLGDAPSFFITAIAAFFPIFLNAFAGGLAVGGRYLDAARCLGATRLALLLEVRLPAALPMIATGLRIGLGQSWMAVVTAELIAAQSGLGYMIQANRLTLQTAHVLVGMVTIGTLGALMTWAFTLAERRLLVPWQEN from the coding sequence GTGTCAAGCGCCGCTATACGTCGAGCCGCCCGGTTCTCTAGCGCCCTGTCGGGCCTGGGGCTGCTGGTCGCCTTCTGGGCCCTGGCGGCGGCGGGACTGGACAATCCGGTCCTGCTGCCCTCGCCCGCCGAGGTGGCCGGGGTGCTGGGTGAGGTGATCGGCTCGGGAGCCTTTCACCGCGACCTGGGGGCCTCGCTGCGCCGGGTGCTGGGCGGTTATGTGCTGGCCTCGGGCCTGGCGGTGCCGCTGGCCCTGGTGATGGCCGCCTGGGGACCGCTGCGGCAATCGCTGCTGCCGGTGGTCAGCCTGCTGCGCCCCATTCCGCCCATCGCCTGGATACCGTTGGCCATCCTGTGGTTCGGCCTGGGCGACGCCCCCAGCTTCTTCATCACCGCCATCGCCGCCTTCTTTCCCATCTTCCTCAACGCCTTCGCCGGGGGGCTGGCGGTGGGCGGGCGTTATCTGGACGCCGCCCGCTGCCTGGGGGCCACCCGACTGGCCTTGTTGCTCGAGGTGCGACTGCCCGCCGCTCTGCCCATGATCGCCACCGGCCTGCGCATCGGCCTGGGGCAAAGCTGGATGGCGGTGGTCACCGCCGAGCTGATCGCCGCCCAAAGCGGCCTGGGCTACATGATCCAGGCCAACCGCCTGACCCTTCAGACCGCCCATGTCCTGGTGGGCATGGTCACCATCGGCACGCTGGGCGCCCTGATGACCTGGGCCTTCACCCTGGCCGAACGCCGCCTTCTCGTCCCCTGGCAGGAGAATTGA